Sequence from the Priestia megaterium genome:
GTTAAATCTGCTGTTGTATCAGATAAAACATCGGGCGTATTAGAAACGATAATTCCTCGTTCAGTTGCCGCTTCTACGTCAATATTATCGAATCCGACCGCCAAGTTAGCTACAAGCTTTAAATGAGGAGCTTGCGTAAGCAATTCACTGTCAATACGATCTGACAGCATTGTTAATAGAGCATGTGCGTGCTTAGCTTTTTCACAAAGCAGCTCATGAGGGACTGCCTCATCTTCTTTATCCCACATTTCCACATTCGCTACTGCCTTTAAAGGTTCGATTAATTCATTCGGTATTTTTCTCGTAATAAATACAAACGGCTTGTCCATATGTACGCCACCTCTTTATCCTTTTTAAACTGCATGCACAAAAACAAAATAGAAAAACGGGTTTGGATTATCCAACACCTATTTTTCTATTTTATCATATTCTATAGTAATCGCTTTTTAATGAATCCATGTTAATTCAGGAATGTGATAACGAGACGTTGAAATACCCACCGACTGGTAAAAGCGCTTCAGAAAAGCTTCGTAGTGAGAAGAATGAGCTAATACTCCTTCCAGCTTCTCATAATACTTTTGTTTTTGCCGCTCATCTTGTACACTGTAGTACCCTTCAATTACCTCAAAATAATGAACAGGAAAAAGAAGTCTAGCATATAACAGTCTCCATGAAAAAGAAGAAAGCGGATTTACCTTTTCGTATTCACTTAAAAACTGATGCATGTGCCTTTCATCGACAGCGTATGTTAATAAATATTGTTCCCTTATATATTCAGCTATATCTCTGCTCGGATGATCGAAGACCCAATCTGCTGGGAGCTTGTAAACGTAGTCCTCCCCCCATGTTTTTTGCCCAAACCGATGATGACAAATCGTCGCAGCGTCAACTGAACGAGGCAAATCGTCAATTTCCGTGTCTACTAGGTATTGAATAGCATTTTCCGTTAATCCTAGGTAATAAGGAAAAGTTTCTAAAAAACGTTTTTCCATCTCTTGATTAGGCAAAGCACGTAATCTTCCATACCAAAATTGCTCCATCTGGTCGAGACGCTTCTCCCACATGGACTTCCATTGCCCTAGCCGGTTTGCTTTTTCCACTTCATAAGGAAACAGCCTCCCTTTTTGATGAAAAACAGCTAGCTCGTGCCCAGGTGAAAAATTGGGGTTTTTCTCTTCCGCAAGACAGCGGCAAATGATAAATTTTTCAGTTTCAGTTTCTG
This genomic interval carries:
- the yutH gene encoding spore coat putative kinase YutH, translated to MIQTIYEHYGLRPNEFMPVGKFEGFQYRDILYTIINVKQMEQDELNELYQMSQFLMGQGDRHVATFMPNLNGEMITETETEKFIICRCLAEEKNPNFSPGHELAVFHQKGRLFPYEVEKANRLGQWKSMWEKRLDQMEQFWYGRLRALPNQEMEKRFLETFPYYLGLTENAIQYLVDTEIDDLPRSVDAATICHHRFGQKTWGEDYVYKLPADWVFDHPSRDIAEYIREQYLLTYAVDERHMHQFLSEYEKVNPLSSFSWRLLYARLLFPVHYFEVIEGYYSVQDERQKQKYYEKLEGVLAHSSHYEAFLKRFYQSVGISTSRYHIPELTWIH